tagctagcaaagttaaTCAAaaatatgttagctagctaaaatctggagttctcccctcaatcttaggtagctagctaacgttatactgcaactaaagtcaatctggcgatgtcaaaatgatgacaaaaggttttcctactaattatttgccttcttTAGAAATGTCATTGTGTTTTCAAGCCACAGTAATGCACTTTAGACCTAATCTTCATCAGCGCCCAATGAGGATGCATTGAGTAGAAAGGTCAGTTTGGCATCAGTCCTAAAACGAACGTTCTAAACAAAATTGTGACGCAACGTGCAATCCATGAATACAGTGCCACGAAAAAGCATTTGCCtcttttctgattttctctattttctctatttttgacaCTGAAtgttcaaccaaaacctaatattagataaagggaacccgAGTGAACAAATAAAAcaatacttatttcatttatttaataaacaaagttatgcaacacccaaggCCCCTGTGTGAAAATGTAATTACACTCAACTGGTTgtaccacctttagctgcaatgactgcaaccaaacgcttcctgtagttgttgatcagtctcgcACATCTCTGTGGATGAaattggtggtggtagtgtgatggtttggagatgccttgctgcctcaggacctggacgacttgccatcattgaaggaaccatgaattctgctccgtATCAAATAATtttacaggagaatgtcaggcaaTCAGTCCatgagctgaagcgcagctgggtcatgcagcaagacaatgatccaaaacacacaagcaaGTCTACATCAGAATGTCTTAAAAGCAACACATCTTAAGTTTTGGAATGGactagtcaaagtccagatctAAACttgattgagatgttgtggcaggatcTGAAACGAGctgttcatgctcgaaaacccacaaatgtcgctgagttaaagcagttctgcatggaacaGTGGGCTAAATGTCTTCCACAGCGATGTGAgcgactgatcaacaactacaggaagcgtttggttacAGTCATTACAGCTAAAGGTggtacaaccagttattgagtgtgaGGGGGCTATAGAGACCCacaaaacctagcggtcaaacagggaaatggttccaatcatttttccaccattcaactgtttcggacaaggtgacttttatcaatatattcggctctaatAAGCAtcagactacaaatccctgcaagctgcTGCACGTcatctttgctaacaggtattgtgtccatttaaaacttgcacaagacagttcacagaattgtgaatttaaagaaatgtagccaatttattcattacaaaatgcagctaacattagatagttaatccagagattcttccctttgcctcgattcggcagtctcgtccagatcatcatggcattggtagttctttatgatagccacattagcagctaattagcatttcattttttttttttttggggggtaaatataGATTTAAACGGctatcaaaacatcacgccagggtaagcctacacgaaacacagcccttattttaagtgtttctaaaatcccctaagtgaaaaatgaatggtggaaaaaattgatttccttgtttgactgctaggttttatgggtattatgacacataCTGTGGTAGTAGATCTGATTACATtcagtgtaaaaaaataaaatatgcaaaaatagagaatcTGAAAGGGGGCATACTGTTTTATTGCAATGTACGTCCTGTTCACCACCATTCAATAATCAGTCATTTGAAAAGAAATCAAGGCATATGGCCAGCTAAAATTAAGGATTTGCTGACATGCATGTGAAATGTGTGTATTCCTAGATATACTATTCCTAGGAGGGACTTAGTAGTCCTACTCTTGTCTCTCAAGCATGCTGCAAATATCAACGTTTGAAGTCCAATTTTTATTCCGTGGCAAACGGAGTACATCTGGAAAAGACAGCCTCTGTGGTGCACAGCGAAAACTAAATGTTCTCTTTTTATTACCATTCTGTGGCCAAATGTCATTAAAACCTACTGCGGTGGATTCCATGCACTGTAATCGTCAGGGTGACTACTTTCCATAAGAAACTCCCTGAAGGGACTGAACAAAGAAAGGAGAACTCGGCCTCCTTAAGCCATTCTCCAGTCTGAGCATGTTTGAATACGTTTGATTTAAAGATAATTTGAGGCATTCAAGGTTTCGAAAGCAACACTAAGATAAACTTGGCATTGTGATGGCTTCCGTGGCACTGGAAATCAGTAGtcaggacatacacacactgtgttTCCATCGTCGGTCTGCTAAGAATGCCCTACCAAAACACAGTGAAAGGGGACATTTAACTCATGGCCTCCAATGTAACACGAGGCTCCCTCTGGAGGCTGGTGATTCCCTGAGTACCGAAATATTAAAGGCCCCTTGTATATATTGCTCAGTTTTTTGTTTGTTGGGAGCCAAAGGTGAGCGCAGGCATTAGTCCTGTGAGATATCATTGTCACTCCACATCTAAAGTGAATTTTAAACATCCCCATCAGGCTTTGCAGCGGTCCACCGATGAGCGGACGATATATGAGGTGATCCAGAAGATGTTCCAGGTCATCGCTCCCCCTGCCATGGATGTCCAACCCAAACAAGCTCAGTGCAGGAAGTGTGCAGTAGTGGGGAACTCAGGAAACCTGCTGGGCTCTCAATACGGCTCCTTGATAGACTCTCATAACAGTGTCATAAGGTATGACCCAACTAGTGTTttcacgataccagaattttgacttctatgccgataccaggtttagtatcacgatactaGATACCATCACAATACTCGATACCACGGCAAAAAAATGAAggcatattagccaaagtcacagaatggctcTTGAGCCAGACAGATAAACTCTGCTACTGCTCTGTTCAAACGTTGGACATgttttgagttcaatatcattacattcaAAAAGATGTACGTCAACATTTTTCAGAGACAGCCATGTATGTATGCATTAATTAATCATTTATTCAATCATACAAttaatttgactttgtttttaccaatctaactacataacaacataatggtaatcatttatttgaatggtaaatctcttgataaactgggtaaatcaagatgtagcctaggcctactcacaatacaggggaatgcatattcaataggagtgtgcatgcattgagttattgagcttattttggctgatttcatgggggTACAGATGACAAGCAATCTGTTTCCATTCCATTTGGGACTTaatttattgtactgatcaacaacatttgcatagaagtagctTATTTTGTAAAAGTGTGTGCTGTCTCTTTAACCAGTAAAGACATCATTCATGAGGCAATAGGGGGGCTGCCCATCAGAGCCCTACACAGTTTCAGTTGGCTGAGGCAATAGATACTATTTTGGAGAGACGTTAGAGACCGATTTAAGTGAATGAATAAAGTTTTGGTAGCAACCAGCTTTGAAATCAACATTTTGCGTTATGGTTTGCACACAAAGTATtagggtagtgaattgatgttacagtagcttcagctgtaagctagcaagaAAAGTTGGCCTACAAAGTTACCAGTAtcttgcattgtaaagtgttcAAGCCTttatggacattgttttgcaaACAGTAGTTAACAGTTTTAACATGCCGTGTCGCATTATTgaagtgtgttaacttctgttCAGTATGAGTGGGAAGCTAACATGATACAGCCCAGACTCCCATTGCAGGCTAAGTGAAGCAGGCTAGGTGTGCATGCGGTATAAGGGGGACATCTGCTGTGCTGTAGACAGACTTGATCCGTGAGATATATTTGACAGAGGTACCTAAAGTAACACAAATTCTAGTACCAAActgtttttcatgttctagtatcgaaAAAGCACAGACGTTTCGGGAAATACTGTGCAACACTAGACCCAACACAGACAACACAACCAATCAAACAGTCAAAACAACCATTAAATGGCCTTATCTACTTCTATGTAAATACATAGTCCAAACAAGTATGATTATCACATCATGGCCATTACCACTGTAAAATGGCCTTAACACCAACATAGTCTAAAAAGCGAGAGGAGGCATTACACAACCCCATCACTGCTATGATCCAAACAACCCACAACCATTCACCTTGGCAGGATTAGGCAATGCTGAGCCTGAGGAACCAGTGACCAGACTTCAGTTCCAGACACTCATCAAACCACCTGACCCAATTACCGTATCCCCTGAAACTAGTGAGGCATGCCAAATGAGCTCAATTAAGACTATACTTAGTTAACTATTGGTTAAATCAGGTGGTTGACTGACTGTCTGGAATGAATGCACACATACACTGGAGCCCAGTAGCTGCAGGGTTACCATGTTAAATCTAATTCGGTGTCTGACCTGCCTGTGTACTGAAACAATGTATTCTCTTTGCTGTAAAGGATGAATAAAGCCACCACAGCAGGGTTTGAGGCCGACGTGGGCAACAGAACGACGCACCACTTCATGTACCCGGAGAGTGCAGTGGACATCGCCCCTGGGGTCCACCTCGTCCTGCTGCCCTTTAAACTCCGCGATCTACAGTGGGTGGCCAGCGCCCTTTCGACGGGAGAGATCAAAACGTAGGTCCACTCTTCACCAATCCCAAGCTTTTCACTGTCACTCCCCAACATACagtacaactactgaccacaaccacacaatacGGACCATAATTACTGAccacaaacacaccactactgaccacacatctactgaccataactaacgaccacaacaacacaactacagaCCTGTCAAAGCACTCAGCTGACTAATGCATGGTATGGGTCTGACTGACTACAATAGATGGTGTAATTCATTGTTGACCTGTTTTTGATGTGACTGTTGTCTTtgtctatacatttacatttagcagatgatcttatccagagcagcttacagttagtgcattcatcttaagatagttaggtgggacaaccacatatcacagtcatattaagtaaatttttcctcaataaggtagctatcagcaaagtcagctAGTAAGAGGGGAAAGAGTCAAGTGCGAGTGTTGTGGGGGATTAAtcgctgtgggattatttaagatactctttgaagaggtagggtttcggatgtttttggaagatgggcagggactctgctatTCTAGCTTCAGGGTGAAGCTGGTTCAACCATTGGGGTACCAAGAcggagaagagcttggactgggtgctgccctcccataggggtgggagggccaagagaccagaggtggcagaacggagtactcattttacatttacattttacgtcatttagcagacgctcttatccagagcgacttacagttagtgagtgcatacagtattgttacttttattttttattattatatatattttttcatacccccccgtgggaatcgaacccacaaccctggcgttgcaaacgccatgctctaccaaatgagctacatcccctgccggccattccctcccctaccctagacgacactggaccaattgtgcgccgccccatgggtctcccggtcgtggccggctacgacagagcctggattcgaaccaggatctctagtggcacagctagcactgcgatgcagtgccttagaccactgcgccactcgggagacgggttggggtgtagggtttaaGCAGAGCCTGaatgtagggaggggcagttcttGCTGCTCCGTAGCATGGTCTTTTATTCTATATTTAGAATGTTCCTGTTTTTATCGTGACAATGTTTTGCCTCTTGGCTGTCATAATAAATGAGAACTGGTTCTAAACTGACCCACCTGGTttaataaaggtaaaataaaatagttGTTTTCCCTGCATGTTTCTTCAGGACATACATGAGGGTGAAAGGTCGAGTACAGGCTGACAAGGACAAGGTGAGGCTTATCACGGTGGACGAAACTATTGAATTAATGTTGATGCGTTTTGTGAGTTAAAGCTAATCACCCTCTCGTTTGTAGGTTATAGTGGTGAATCCAGCATTCTTTAAGTACACCCACGACCGGTGGACAGAGCGCCATGGCAGATACCCATCCACGGGCATGCTGGCCGTTATATTTGCCCTTCACATCTGCGATGAGGTGAGTATCCTTTGACATCAATAGGGTTTTTCCATAGCAGCATCAGTGTGTCGCCAGTGATTATGTTAATGTAAGCTCTAATGTAATTTTGGGGAACTGTGTTTCCATAACTGGGGCTGACACTGAGGACTTGTgaagagcagaatcaacaacctctgcataatcaaCACAGTTGCTTTGTGAGATGGTGTTAACCATGGAAGGTGATtagctcctctggtctaaaaaaatatatcccaatgccccagggcagtgattggggacattgccctgtgtaaggtgccgtctttcggatgggacgttaaatggctgtcctgactctctgtggtcattaaaaatcccatggcacttatcataagagtaggggtgttaacccaggtgtcctggctaaattcccaatctggccctcataccatcatggtcacctaatcatccccagcttccaattggctcattcatcccccctcctctcccctgtaactattccccaggccgttgctgtaaatgagaatgtgttctcagtcaacttacctggtaaaataatggtaaaataaataaataaaatgttatgtAAATGCAAGCTGAAAAGTATATTTGGCCTCTCCTAGGCCCCAAGTCAGAACAGGTACACTGAGGCCATAGCCCAGTGAATCACTGGAGCCCGggccatggaggtggaaacggtCTGATTTTTTGGGGGTAAATCCTCATTGGAAATTGACGTATCTTTAGTATCAGAAGCCTGGCTGAAAGTAAACAGAATGCTAATAACACTAGTAATGCTTAACATTGCCGTCCTTCTCCAGGTGTCTGTGTTTGGCTATGGAGCTGACCAACAGGGGAACTGGCACCACTACTGGGAGGACAACAAGTACGCCGGCGCGTTTAGGAAAACTGGGGTGCACAATGCCGATTTTGAGACAGAGGTTATCCAAAAGCTGGACACGGAGGGCAAAATTAAACTGCACAAGAGATGAGTatgagcaggggcggtgtgtacAGGACGAAGCCATTAGTATTGGGTGTTGTGGTCAGAGACCGTCAAAGAGGGACATAAAACCTGTGATGCGCCCTGGTCTCTGAAACTAGCACTGTGAGATAGACATACAACCAAAACCACAAGCTGAAGAACTTGAATCATGTCATTTGAGCATGCACTGCATGTCAACAGCATAATAAATGGCTTTTCAGCCTTTTAAACAGGGATGGAAAACCTCCACACGTTTTAGACAGATCATGACAAGAAATGAACATAGAAAGTACGTGTCGGCATGCTGCACCAAACTAGCCTTATACTGAAGAACCCTTCAAGAACCTGAGAGCCTTTGACTGAAGGGGTAAACCACATAATCCACATTAAGGACAGAAGCCCTGTGTTGCAAGGGTATAAAAACCACATCTGCATGTATTTTACTTCTTTGTGAGGATGGAAAACGGCACGATTTGAGTCAAATTAATTCAAGCATTTCTACTGCAATGGAACTATAAGGATTGGTTTAATGTCTCTGTAGAGACAGTTTTGAGCTGCCATAGTAGTCAATTAAACCATATTAATTTATAGCTTTCACACACAATTATGTTACCCGTTATTATGTTGCGCTAAACTTGATCTAATAACGTGTTTTAGACTATGGACATTTCACGTTGTTCCCAAGGATACAATATTGAGCTATGTAAGGAGGGAACACAGGATGTGGTCATAAATAGTCTGCTTAATGTTGCACCATGATACCACATTCTTGTTTGAGGGTGTGCGGGGCGGGCTAGCCAGACGTCTTCGATTCATTTCTAAATCTAATTAATGCTTTAATAAGAGAGATTCCAGTGATGTGCCTTCTGAGCCAGTTTAACTGAGTTTTGCTAACTTTTTTTATATGGATGTATGAACCTTTCGCTAGTGTCAATCAAAGACTGAGTCCCACTGTTATTAGAGAGTTTGATCTATGACCACTGATAGACAGTTATGTGACCCGATGAGTAAAAACAAACACCTTCAATTAAAACCAGAAACAATCAATACAGAGTTTATGCAACTTTAATATCATCATTAACTAAACAGTTAATGTTTGTTCAGAGCCGGCTCCTATTTTAAATAAAATCTCAAAACCATTTAGGATTATTAAAATACAAGTAAATTGGTACCCAATACAATACTTTTAATAAAACATCAGAAACCATACATTTGTATTTATGGtttattgggctcccgagtggagcagcggtctaaggcactgcatctcagtgcttgaggcgtcactacagaccccctggttcgattccaggctgtatcacaaccggccgtgattgggagtcccatagggtggcgcacaattggcccagcatcgtccgggtttggccggtgtaggccgtcattgtaaataagaatttgttcttaactgacttgcctagttaaataaaggtaaaataaaaaaataaaaatgtatgagtACGTGTGTGTGATTGACTATGATCAAGCTTTGGTGTctttaaaaaattaataaataaaagcATAATGAACAATCACCACACCGCCTCCCTTTTTAATTCTGAAAcggattgaatcctggcctaagTTATTATAACATGTGAAATGCTTGTGTACGTAAATACAGTGACCCCTTTGACTGGCAGTGTAATTTGATGCAATATCTTTGGGCAAAACTTGACTTGTTACAAAGGCTGTTCCAGGCAACAGTATGTGCAACAACCACAGACATTGTTCTTAATGCAAAACATTAAGCAGGTTGCCTTACAGAACATGTCCCTCCTCTTTTGGCTTGTGTCAGTAAGACAACACATGGACGAAAGATGAAGGGAACAGGCCTTTCTTGTTTGGCTGGCCCTCAACGTATCCATGCTGTGgggacaaaataacaaaatatcGATGGGTTACACAAAAAAGCTACCATAGACCCATCCACACCCACTTTGTATGTTGTTTGTTAGTTCAGTTGGCCTGTTTTTGTGACTGCAATTACCTCTCCAGGGAGATTCCATTGGAAAACCAGATGGCCAA
This window of the Coregonus clupeaformis isolate EN_2021a chromosome 10, ASM2061545v1, whole genome shotgun sequence genome carries:
- the LOC121575631 gene encoding CMP-N-acetylneuraminate-beta-galactosamide-alpha-2,3-sialyltransferase 2, whose protein sequence is MCLVLTLDSRITDKVYSRSSGAKTSTLDCLICRCLYVCCPITGLPFTQGTGPNCPVMLFKRKLCLFALFGGILFVMIATHTIQKNNILSMTLMETHATSMTVQGPAVNRTWALPSAAVPSPDRICGCPSCIADMEVSEWFAQHYEPQQQPFLTDGDNNMDPLALQWWLALQRSTDERTIYEVIQKMFQVIAPPAMDVQPKQAQCRKCAVVGNSGNLLGSQYGSLIDSHNSVIRMNKATTAGFEADVGNRTTHHFMYPESAVDIAPGVHLVLLPFKLRDLQWVASALSTGEIKTTYMRVKGRVQADKDKVIVVNPAFFKYTHDRWTERHGRYPSTGMLAVIFALHICDEVSVFGYGADQQGNWHHYWEDNKYAGAFRKTGVHNADFETEVIQKLDTEGKIKLHKR